One region of Rhodocaloribacter litoris genomic DNA includes:
- a CDS encoding helix-turn-helix transcriptional regulator encodes MPPSDELLASFRHSLPPPDPAWPPEVRALVTYLHHHLFDPALRAATARQALGLRDHNVTSLFAACLGCGIRAYVNRRRVEAAQVLLRQTPAAVTEIALAVGYASLSTFHRVFRRETGLTPAAYSGGHCY; translated from the coding sequence ATGCCTCCCTCCGACGAACTGCTGGCATCGTTCCGCCATAGCCTGCCACCGCCCGATCCCGCCTGGCCGCCCGAGGTGCGTGCCCTCGTGACCTACCTGCACCATCACCTCTTCGACCCGGCGCTGCGGGCCGCCACCGCGCGGCAGGCCCTCGGCCTCCGGGACCACAACGTGACGAGCCTGTTCGCGGCGTGCCTCGGCTGCGGGATACGGGCCTACGTGAACCGGCGGCGGGTGGAGGCGGCGCAGGTGCTGCTACGGCAGACCCCGGCCGCTGTCACGGAGATCGCCCTGGCGGTGGGATATGCCAGCCTTTCGACCTTTCACCGCGTCTTCCGCCGCGAGACCGGCCTGACCCCGGCGGCCTATAGCGGAGGTCATTGTTATTGA
- the rnc gene encoding ribonuclease III produces MLPLYMVQALRRVLRRMFRRAPTPAPPSDRRAVIERIVGTAVQDPALYERALTHRSVSRGRPDSHLYSNERLEFLGDAVLGFVTAEHLYHHFPDRDEGFLTRLRAKLVNGQSLARLARQIDLGSVIRMSDNMAQGGGRNNPSILADAFEALIGALYLDLGPAAARAFIHRVMLDQVDLDALARQRDNFKSLLLEYVQAHGWPQPRYRVTDEEGPSHERIFTVEVLLGDRPYGYGTAGSKKKAEQEAAGMALERLRAEERAGT; encoded by the coding sequence ATGTTGCCCCTCTACATGGTTCAAGCCCTTCGCAGGGTACTCCGGCGGATGTTCCGGCGTGCGCCCACGCCCGCGCCGCCGTCCGACCGCCGGGCGGTGATCGAGCGGATCGTCGGCACGGCGGTGCAGGACCCGGCGCTCTACGAACGGGCGCTCACGCACCGCTCCGTCTCGCGCGGCCGCCCGGACAGTCATCTCTACTCGAACGAACGCCTTGAATTTCTCGGGGATGCCGTGCTGGGGTTCGTCACGGCCGAACACCTCTATCACCATTTCCCCGACCGGGACGAAGGCTTCCTGACGCGCCTGCGGGCCAAGCTCGTCAACGGCCAGTCGCTGGCCCGCCTGGCCCGGCAGATCGACCTGGGATCGGTGATCCGCATGAGCGACAACATGGCGCAGGGCGGGGGCCGCAACAACCCGAGCATCCTGGCCGATGCCTTCGAAGCCCTCATCGGCGCGCTCTATCTGGACCTGGGGCCGGCGGCGGCGCGTGCCTTCATCCACCGCGTCATGCTCGACCAGGTGGACCTCGACGCGCTGGCCCGGCAGCGGGACAATTTCAAGAGCCTGCTGCTCGAATACGTGCAGGCCCACGGCTGGCCCCAGCCGCGCTACCGGGTCACCGACGAGGAGGGACCCAGCCACGAACGCATCTTTACCGTCGAGGTGCTCCTGGGTGACCGGCCCTACGGCTACGGCACGGCCGGCAGCAAGAAGAAAGCCGAGCAGGAGGCCGCCGGCATGGCCCTCGAACGCCTGCGCGCCGAGGAACGCGCCGGCACGTGA
- a CDS encoding helix-turn-helix domain-containing protein — protein MKALSPDLRERIVKAYLNGEGSQKHIAQRFSVSQRTVRRLVKLYRSTGSLLPRTRFNGRSPILGPQDRQWLLQLFKENPDLTQEQLAHRLTEAGRPVSQQTVSRALKRLGITRKKRP, from the coding sequence ATGAAAGCCCTCTCCCCTGATCTCAGAGAACGTATCGTGAAGGCCTACCTCAACGGGGAAGGCTCACAAAAACACATCGCCCAGCGCTTTTCCGTCTCTCAACGCACCGTCAGACGTCTGGTCAAACTCTACCGAAGCACCGGTTCGCTCTTACCCCGTACGCGCTTCAATGGCCGTAGCCCCATCCTCGGCCCACAAGACCGACAATGGCTGCTGCAACTGTTCAAGGAAAACCCGGATCTGACGCAGGAGCAACTGGCCCATCGCCTCACCGAAGCCGGACGTCCGGTCAGCCAACAGACCGTCAGCCGGGCCCTTAAGCGCCTGGGGATCACACGAAAAAAAAGACCTTGA
- a CDS encoding M36 family metallopeptidase → MESTLNSHYHVDTYRAGYLADLGFNRKIGSDYDMEAYTDFYFGQIPNAAWDPDRERIIFWPALALSDKIIYHEFNHGVTYYLNGGITSSFDEEGAISEGNADYFAGAKTGRSLIGDWYIRAYPSYADPDGDDNDVRRDMSNPIIATYTDYLNRNPGPHDGGEFWSAVLWDLRNDPGISTAQADHLVYASIARVDGNPTFAEYRSAMIAEDQAVYGGTHVCTIKNVFASRGIGTPGFTAYINGPGVVNPGETNTWTAVTSCASGTVTYQWDYQPEGSSTWYSLGTSQNVTTSFWDPVYLRIQATSGGQIATSTMYVYVNPDGCSEILCNQESETDITLFDTKVHKPGVPEAYQIFGNYPNPFNHVTEIRYGLPEEAQVRLVIFDMMGREVSRLVEERQAAGYHIARWQAEGMPSGVYLYRLEANGFVATGRLVLLK, encoded by the coding sequence ATGGAGTCAACTCTTAATTCGCATTATCACGTAGACACCTATCGGGCGGGCTATCTGGCCGACCTGGGCTTTAATCGAAAGATCGGCAGCGACTATGACATGGAGGCTTATACTGACTTTTACTTTGGTCAGATTCCCAATGCTGCTTGGGACCCCGATCGAGAGCGTATTATTTTCTGGCCCGCGCTTGCACTCTCCGACAAGATCATCTATCACGAATTCAACCACGGGGTTACCTACTATCTCAACGGCGGAATAACCAGTTCTTTCGATGAGGAAGGTGCCATCAGCGAAGGAAATGCAGACTATTTTGCCGGTGCAAAAACAGGGCGAAGCCTCATTGGCGATTGGTACATTAGAGCCTATCCAAGTTATGCTGATCCCGATGGAGATGATAACGATGTTAGGAGAGACATGTCCAATCCGATCATCGCCACCTATACCGACTACTTAAACAGAAACCCTGGACCTCACGATGGGGGAGAGTTCTGGTCGGCAGTCCTGTGGGATCTGCGCAACGACCCTGGCATCAGCACAGCGCAGGCAGACCACCTCGTTTATGCTTCAATCGCTCGCGTGGACGGCAATCCAACGTTTGCCGAGTACCGCAGCGCCATGATCGCGGAAGACCAGGCCGTCTACGGGGGAACGCATGTCTGTACCATCAAGAACGTTTTTGCCAGTCGGGGAATCGGCACACCGGGTTTTACAGCCTACATCAATGGTCCGGGTGTCGTCAACCCGGGTGAAACAAACACCTGGACGGCGGTGACATCCTGTGCCAGCGGTACGGTTACCTATCAGTGGGACTATCAGCCCGAAGGCTCCTCAACGTGGTACAGCCTCGGCACTTCCCAGAACGTTACAACGAGCTTCTGGGATCCAGTTTACCTCCGTATTCAAGCCACCAGTGGTGGTCAAATAGCCACGAGCACTATGTACGTCTATGTCAATCCAGACGGGTGCAGCGAGATTCTTTGCAATCAGGAATCAGAGACAGACATTACTTTGTTTGATACGAAAGTTCATAAGCCAGGGGTGCCAGAGGCCTACCAAATATTTGGCAACTACCCCAACCCTTTCAACCACGTAACAGAAATTCGCTATGGCTTACCAGAGGAGGCGCAAGTGCGCCTTGTGATCTTTGACATGATGGGTCGTGAGGTTTCTCGTCTGGTGGAGGAGCGACAGGCTGCAGGCTACCACATCGCGCGGTGGCAGGCGGAAGGAATGCCCAGCGGAGTCTACCTGTACCGGCTGGAGGCAAATGGTTTCGTTGCCACCGGCCGCCTCGTCCTGCTCAAGTAA
- a CDS encoding helix-turn-helix transcriptional regulator: MPTLDEHLRTFRRSLPPPDPAWPPEVRALVAYLHRHLFDPALRAATARQALGLRDHNVTSLFAACLGCGIRAYVNRRRVEAAQVLLRQTPAAVTEIALAVGYASLSTFHRVFRRATGLTPAAYRQAQKK; encoded by the coding sequence ATGCCCACCCTCGATGAACACCTGAGGACCTTTCGCCGGAGCCTGCCACCGCCCGATCCCGCCTGGCCGCCCGAGGTGCGTGCCCTCGTGGCCTACCTGCACCGGCATCTCTTCGACCCGGCGCTGCGGGCCGCCACCGCGCGGCAGGCCCTCGGCCTCCGGGACCACAACGTGACGAGCCTGTTCGCGGCGTGCCTCGGCTGCGGGATACGGGCCTACGTGAACCGGCGGCGGGTGGAGGCGGCGCAGGTGCTGCTACGGCAGACCCCGGCCGCTGTCACGGAGATCGCCCTGGCGGTGGGATATGCCAGCCTTTCGACCTTTCACCGCGTCTTCCGCCGCGCGACCGGCCTGACCCCGGCGGCCTACCGGCAGGCGCAGAAGAAATGA
- a CDS encoding DsbA family protein, producing MTVSTERLSLVFTGILVTCALVITALVLRRELSDLLANAATGAPPRTIANWHHLSQDGERVGLADAPVRIVVYSDYQCPFCRQQHTILQDIRARFADRVAITFKHVPLMSIHPLARQAALAAECAARQARFEAYHNLLFEHQSRLHPGYWDSLAIEARLPNLEAFRDCMERELPAARIDRHVMQADSLGIRSVPTLVISDRILQGMRPAQELERQILEVMNRQGHR from the coding sequence ATGACCGTAAGCACCGAACGCCTCTCGCTGGTCTTCACGGGGATCCTCGTTACCTGTGCCCTCGTCATTACAGCATTAGTATTACGGCGCGAGTTGAGTGACCTGCTTGCAAATGCTGCGACGGGTGCCCCTCCGCGCACTATCGCAAACTGGCACCATCTCAGTCAGGATGGTGAACGGGTAGGCTTGGCAGATGCTCCTGTGCGTATCGTCGTGTACTCCGACTATCAGTGTCCCTTTTGTCGGCAACAGCATACCATCCTGCAGGATATACGCGCCCGCTTCGCAGATCGAGTTGCGATCACCTTCAAACACGTGCCGCTGATGTCCATCCATCCACTGGCACGGCAGGCTGCCCTAGCGGCTGAGTGTGCGGCCAGGCAAGCTCGTTTCGAAGCGTACCACAACCTGTTGTTCGAGCACCAAAGTCGACTTCACCCCGGGTACTGGGACAGCCTAGCTATAGAGGCAAGGTTGCCGAACCTTGAGGCCTTTCGAGATTGTATGGAACGGGAACTTCCGGCAGCTCGCATCGACCGGCACGTCATGCAGGCTGATTCGCTCGGTATTCGCTCGGTTCCCACCCTCGTCATCAGCGATCGTATCCTGCAGGGCATGCGGCCGGCGCAAGAGCTGGAGCGTCAGATCCTGGAGGTAATGAACCGGCAAGGGCACAGGTAG
- a CDS encoding hydroxymethylglutaryl-CoA lyase, with the protein MPYPAFVELCEVGPRDGFQFEEKPIPTDLKVAIIEGLVAAGLRRIQVTSFVHPKWVPQMADAEEVVARLPAREGIVYTGLALNLRGLERAHAAGLTHVDLSIATNETHSRDNANMTVAEGVRQAEEMIRRAHAYGMQPQLGLQTVFGYAAPGDTPLPFVVDLCARFAALGVESISLADSTGMANPVMIRERVTAVQEVIGDTPLVLHLHDTRGLGLANVVAALACGVARFDTSLGGMGGCPFIPGATGNIATEDTVYLLDALGVPTGVDLAKVAACTRRLEAFLGKRLPGKMHRLVAPAEAPAS; encoded by the coding sequence ATGCCCTACCCTGCTTTCGTCGAACTGTGCGAGGTGGGCCCGCGGGATGGTTTCCAGTTCGAGGAGAAGCCCATCCCCACGGACCTGAAGGTGGCGATCATCGAGGGGCTGGTGGCGGCGGGGCTGCGCCGTATCCAGGTGACCTCGTTCGTGCATCCGAAGTGGGTGCCGCAGATGGCCGACGCCGAGGAGGTGGTGGCCCGGCTGCCCGCCCGCGAGGGGATCGTCTACACGGGGCTGGCGCTCAACCTGCGGGGCCTCGAACGCGCCCACGCCGCCGGCCTCACGCACGTCGACCTGTCCATCGCCACCAACGAGACGCACAGCCGCGACAACGCCAACATGACGGTGGCCGAGGGCGTGCGCCAGGCCGAGGAGATGATCCGCCGCGCCCACGCCTACGGGATGCAGCCGCAGCTGGGCCTGCAGACGGTCTTCGGCTATGCCGCCCCCGGCGACACGCCGCTGCCCTTCGTGGTGGACCTGTGCGCCCGCTTCGCCGCCCTCGGCGTCGAGTCGATCTCGCTGGCCGACTCGACCGGCATGGCCAACCCGGTGATGATCCGCGAGCGTGTGACGGCCGTGCAGGAAGTCATCGGCGACACGCCGCTGGTGCTGCACCTGCACGACACGCGCGGGCTGGGGCTGGCCAACGTGGTGGCGGCGCTCGCATGCGGCGTCGCCCGGTTCGACACCTCCCTTGGCGGGATGGGCGGCTGCCCCTTCATCCCCGGCGCCACGGGCAACATCGCCACGGAGGACACGGTGTACCTGCTCGACGCCCTGGGCGTGCCGACGGGCGTGGACCTGGCGAAGGTGGCGGCGTGCACCCGGCGGCTGGAGGCGTTCCTGGGCAAACGCCTCCCCGGCAAGATGCACCGGCTCGTCGCCCCGGCCGAGGCGCCCGCCTCCTGA
- a CDS encoding transposase, whose protein sequence is MAFRQRLSEIAPERIKVVDESRVEVGMRLPYGYSVRGARCHERAPLRSPIRRSLIGWMGFDGSGVVATHAGTVRGWTFRGFVRRHLVPYLRQGDVVIWDNATIHGVEGIKDLIEAAGAEVLPLPRYSPDLSPIELAWNKIKHVVKRARAETAQALEASVEQGVAAVRPSDAVGWFKHCGYLGQSP, encoded by the coding sequence ATGGCTTTCAGGCAGCGTCTGTCCGAGATCGCCCCTGAGCGGATCAAGGTGGTCGATGAGAGCCGGGTGGAGGTGGGCATGCGGCTCCCCTACGGCTACAGTGTTCGCGGTGCGCGCTGCCATGAGCGCGCGCCGCTGCGCAGTCCGATTCGGCGTAGCTTGATCGGCTGGATGGGATTCGATGGGTCGGGGGTCGTGGCCACGCACGCAGGCACGGTGCGTGGGTGGACCTTTCGCGGGTTTGTGCGCCGGCACCTGGTCCCGTATCTGAGGCAGGGAGACGTCGTCATCTGGGACAATGCCACGATTCATGGTGTCGAGGGGATCAAGGACCTGATCGAGGCGGCCGGGGCGGAGGTATTGCCGCTGCCGCGTTATAGTCCGGATCTGAGCCCGATCGAGTTGGCCTGGAACAAAATCAAGCATGTGGTCAAACGCGCGCGTGCAGAGACGGCGCAGGCGTTGGAGGCGTCCGTGGAGCAGGGGGTGGCCGCGGTTAGGCCCTCCGATGCCGTGGGGTGGTTCAAACACTGTGGTTATTTGGGTCAAAGTCCCTGA
- the gcvP gene encoding aminomethyl-transferring glycine dehydrogenase — protein MAIDLNFTDRFLHRHLGPSDEEIRQMLDALGLPSLDALVQEAVPEPVRTRRPLDLPPARTEHELLDDLRRIAAKNQVWRSFIGLGYHDTVTPPVIRRHVLENPSWYTQYTPYQAEISQGRLEALLNFQTMVIDLTGFEIANASLLDEGTAAAEAMMMFHRSARGRERNVFFVSEACHPQTIAVVQTRAEPLGIEVVVGDHRAFTFTERVFGALVQYPATDGAIYDYEDFCAAAHAAGAYVVVAADPMSLVLLKPPAAFGADAAVGSTQRFGVPLGYGGPHAAYFATHEAFKRQVPGRIIGVSVDADGNPALRMALQTREQHIRRERATSNICTAQVLLAVMAGMYAVYHGPDGLRRIATRLHNLTRVLARGLEHLGHTIRHDHFFDTLRVDLAPGLTAGRLRERAAARRINLRYYDDGSVGIALNETTRAEDLDDLFAVFAGDRDFDFTAAELAGRMESGYDGPLARTTPYLTHPVFNRYHSETEMMRYLHHLAGRDLSLTTSMIPLGSCTMKLNAVAELAPVSWEAFSRIHPFVPPEQAEGYRLIVEQLATWLGEITGFPGVSLQPNSGASGEYAGLLVIRAYHASRGEGHRNVCLIPSSAHGTNPASAVMAGMEVVVVQCDDHGNIDLDDLRAKAERHADRLAALMITYPSTHGVFETGMRDICRIIHEHGGQVYMDGANMNAQVGLCRPAEFGADVCHLNLHKTFAIPHGGGGPGVGPICCAEHLKPFLPGHPLAETGGERAIGPVAAAPYGSASILVISWAYIALLGAEGLTRASQVAILNANYMAHRLRGAYDILYTGRNGRVAHEFILDLRHLRQRTPLTEVDVAKRLMDYGFHAPTMSWPVVGTMMVEPTESESKEELDRFCDAMIAIREEIRAVETGAADPEQNVLKNAPHTAALVAADTWTLPYGREQAAFPAPWTRTHKFWPSVRRVNDAYGDRNLVCACPPMEAYATVG, from the coding sequence ATGGCCATCGACCTGAACTTCACCGATCGCTTCCTCCACCGTCACCTCGGCCCTTCCGACGAAGAAATCCGCCAGATGCTCGACGCGCTCGGGCTGCCCTCACTGGACGCCCTCGTGCAGGAGGCCGTACCGGAGCCGGTCCGCACGCGCCGGCCGCTCGACCTGCCGCCGGCCCGCACCGAGCACGAACTGCTCGACGACCTGCGCCGGATCGCGGCGAAGAACCAGGTCTGGCGCTCGTTCATCGGCCTGGGCTACCACGACACCGTCACGCCGCCGGTCATCCGGCGTCATGTGCTCGAGAATCCGTCGTGGTATACCCAGTACACCCCCTATCAGGCCGAGATCTCGCAGGGCCGGCTCGAAGCGCTGCTCAACTTCCAGACGATGGTCATCGACCTGACGGGGTTCGAGATCGCCAACGCCTCGCTCCTGGATGAGGGCACGGCGGCGGCCGAGGCCATGATGATGTTCCACCGGTCGGCCCGCGGCCGGGAGCGCAACGTGTTCTTCGTCTCGGAGGCCTGCCACCCGCAGACCATCGCCGTGGTGCAGACGCGGGCCGAGCCGCTGGGCATCGAGGTGGTGGTGGGCGACCACCGCGCCTTCACGTTCACGGAGCGGGTCTTCGGGGCGCTGGTACAGTACCCGGCCACCGACGGGGCGATCTACGACTACGAGGACTTCTGCGCGGCGGCGCACGCGGCGGGCGCCTACGTGGTGGTGGCCGCCGACCCGATGAGCCTGGTGCTGCTGAAGCCGCCGGCCGCCTTCGGCGCGGACGCCGCCGTGGGCAGCACGCAGCGCTTCGGCGTGCCGCTCGGCTACGGCGGGCCCCATGCCGCCTACTTCGCCACGCACGAGGCCTTCAAGCGGCAGGTGCCCGGCCGCATCATCGGCGTCTCGGTGGACGCCGACGGCAACCCGGCGCTGCGCATGGCGCTCCAGACCCGCGAGCAGCACATCCGCCGGGAAAGGGCCACCTCCAACATCTGCACGGCCCAGGTGCTGCTGGCCGTCATGGCCGGCATGTACGCCGTCTACCACGGCCCGGACGGGCTGCGCCGCATCGCCACCCGCCTGCACAACCTGACGCGCGTGCTGGCCCGCGGCCTCGAGCACCTGGGCCACACGATTCGCCACGACCACTTCTTCGACACCCTGCGCGTGGACCTGGCCCCCGGCCTGACCGCCGGGCGCCTTCGTGAACGAGCCGCCGCCCGGCGGATCAACCTGCGCTACTACGACGACGGCTCCGTCGGCATCGCGCTCAACGAGACCACCCGCGCCGAAGACCTCGACGACCTCTTCGCCGTCTTCGCCGGGGACCGCGACTTCGACTTCACCGCCGCCGAGCTGGCGGGTCGCATGGAATCCGGCTACGACGGCCCGCTGGCCCGCACCACGCCCTACCTGACGCATCCCGTCTTCAACCGCTATCACTCGGAGACGGAGATGATGCGCTACCTGCACCACCTGGCCGGGCGCGACCTCTCGCTCACGACGAGCATGATCCCGCTCGGCTCATGCACCATGAAGCTCAACGCCGTCGCCGAGCTGGCGCCGGTCTCCTGGGAGGCTTTCAGCCGGATCCATCCGTTTGTTCCGCCGGAGCAGGCCGAAGGCTACCGCCTCATCGTCGAGCAACTGGCGACGTGGCTCGGCGAGATCACCGGCTTCCCGGGTGTCTCGCTCCAGCCCAACTCGGGTGCCTCGGGCGAGTACGCGGGGCTGCTCGTCATCCGTGCCTACCACGCCAGCCGGGGCGAGGGACATCGCAACGTGTGCCTGATCCCGTCGTCGGCCCACGGCACCAACCCCGCCAGCGCCGTCATGGCCGGCATGGAGGTCGTCGTCGTGCAGTGCGACGACCACGGCAACATCGACCTGGACGACCTGCGGGCCAAGGCCGAACGGCACGCCGACCGCCTGGCCGCGCTGATGATCACCTACCCGTCCACGCACGGCGTCTTCGAGACGGGCATGCGGGACATCTGCCGGATCATCCACGAGCACGGCGGGCAGGTGTACATGGACGGGGCGAACATGAACGCGCAGGTGGGCCTGTGCCGCCCCGCCGAGTTCGGCGCGGACGTGTGCCACCTCAACCTGCACAAGACGTTCGCCATCCCGCACGGCGGCGGCGGGCCGGGCGTGGGGCCGATCTGCTGCGCCGAGCACCTGAAGCCGTTCCTGCCGGGCCACCCGCTGGCCGAGACGGGCGGCGAACGGGCCATCGGGCCGGTGGCGGCGGCGCCCTACGGCAGTGCCAGCATCCTGGTCATCTCCTGGGCCTACATCGCCCTGCTCGGCGCCGAGGGGCTCACGCGGGCCTCGCAGGTGGCCATCCTCAACGCCAACTACATGGCCCACCGCCTGCGCGGCGCCTACGACATCCTCTACACCGGGCGCAACGGCCGCGTGGCCCACGAGTTCATCCTCGACCTGCGCCACCTGCGCCAGCGCACCCCGCTGACCGAGGTGGACGTGGCCAAGCGGCTGATGGACTACGGCTTCCACGCCCCCACCATGTCGTGGCCCGTCGTCGGGACGATGATGGTCGAGCCCACCGAGAGCGAGTCGAAGGAGGAGCTGGACCGGTTCTGCGACGCCATGATCGCCATCCGCGAGGAGATCCGGGCGGTGGAGACGGGGGCGGCGGACCCCGAGCAGAACGTCCTCAAGAACGCCCCGCACACGGCCGCCCTGGTCGCCGCCGACACGTGGACGCTGCCCTACGGGCGCGAGCAGGCCGCCTTCCCCGCCCCCTGGACGCGCACACACAAGTTCTGGCCGAGCGTCCGCCGCGTCAACGACGCCTACGGGGACCGCAACCTGGTCTGCGCCTGCCCGCCGATGGAGGCCTACGCCACGGTGGGCTGA
- a CDS encoding NAD-dependent epimerase/dehydratase family protein: MAATYLILGAGYTGARVARRLAARGEAVLATTRHPGRLESLAEAGVTVVPLDLADAQARAALRARLPAGVRVLHSIPTLRRDGRPFDPTPWVLDALGDRPARLVYLSTTGVYGTQGHIDETTPPRPATERQRLRLAAERQLRAGPWSTLILRPAAIYGPGRGLHVALREGRYRLPGDGAAYSGSVHVDDLAALAVAALDADLTGAYPVADAGPATRRERAAFAADLLGLPLPPSVPLDDVHETQRQNRFIDARAVWEKLGVTMRYPTFREGIPACLAEEAGG, encoded by the coding sequence ATGGCCGCGACGTACCTCATCCTCGGGGCGGGCTACACCGGCGCCCGCGTGGCCCGGCGGCTTGCGGCGCGCGGCGAGGCTGTCCTGGCGACGACGCGCCACCCCGGCCGCCTAGAATCGCTCGCCGAGGCCGGGGTCACCGTGGTGCCCCTCGACCTGGCCGACGCGCAGGCCCGGGCGGCACTGCGGGCGCGCCTGCCCGCCGGCGTGCGTGTGCTCCACAGCATCCCCACCCTCCGCCGCGACGGCCGGCCCTTCGACCCGACGCCCTGGGTCCTCGACGCCCTGGGCGACCGCCCGGCCCGGCTCGTCTACCTCTCCACCACCGGCGTCTACGGCACGCAGGGACACATAGACGAGACTACGCCGCCGCGCCCGGCCACCGAACGGCAGCGCCTCCGCCTGGCCGCCGAACGGCAGCTCCGCGCAGGCCCCTGGTCCACGCTCATCCTGCGCCCGGCGGCCATCTACGGGCCGGGGCGCGGCCTGCATGTGGCCCTCCGCGAAGGGCGCTACCGCCTCCCGGGCGACGGCGCCGCCTACAGCGGCTCGGTGCACGTGGACGACCTGGCGGCCCTGGCCGTGGCCGCCCTCGACGCCGACCTCACCGGCGCCTACCCCGTGGCCGACGCCGGCCCCGCCACCCGCCGCGAGCGGGCCGCCTTCGCCGCCGACCTGCTCGGCCTCCCCCTGCCCCCCTCCGTCCCGCTCGACGACGTGCACGAGACGCAACGCCAGAACCGGTTCATCGACGCCCGCGCCGTCTGGGAAAAGCTGGGGGTGACGATGCGCTATCCCACCTTCCGCGAGGGCATCCCGGCGTGCCTGGCCGAAGAGGCCGGCGGGTGA